Proteins found in one Luteimonas chenhongjianii genomic segment:
- a CDS encoding homoserine kinase — translation MTASVPDGGRAPVARGASAFAPASVGNIGVGFDVLGHVIDGPRDIAHVRRIAEREVRIEAIGGAVAGADRLPLAASDNTAGRALQSMCEALSLPFGFALTLEKGIPLGSGLGGSAASCVAALVAANALLDAPLTRAALYPFALDGESVASGARHGDNVAPMLLGGITLSTPEQAIALDVPAWLHAVVVHPDQTLETRRSRAVLGAPYGLGDVVAHSAHLALFLTGLQRGDAALIRAGLRDVLVEPRRAPLIPGFEAVKRAALEHGALGASISGGGPSVFAWFESRAAAERAAPAMRAGFAMAGFDARAYVSPVAGQRAELLQAPPA, via the coding sequence ATGACCGCGTCCGTCCCGGATGGTGGGCGGGCACCGGTCGCACGCGGCGCCAGTGCCTTCGCCCCGGCCAGCGTCGGCAACATCGGGGTCGGCTTCGATGTGCTGGGCCACGTGATTGACGGGCCGCGCGACATTGCCCACGTGCGCCGCATCGCCGAGCGCGAAGTGCGCATCGAAGCGATCGGCGGCGCTGTCGCCGGCGCGGACCGCCTGCCGCTGGCCGCCAGCGACAACACCGCCGGTCGCGCGCTGCAATCGATGTGCGAGGCGCTGTCGCTGCCGTTCGGCTTCGCGCTGACGCTCGAGAAGGGCATTCCGCTCGGCTCGGGGCTGGGCGGATCGGCGGCGTCATGCGTGGCGGCGCTGGTGGCGGCCAACGCCCTGCTCGATGCGCCACTCACGCGCGCGGCGCTGTATCCGTTCGCGCTCGATGGCGAATCGGTCGCATCCGGCGCGCGGCATGGCGACAACGTCGCGCCGATGCTGCTCGGCGGCATCACCCTCTCCACGCCCGAGCAGGCGATCGCGCTCGACGTACCCGCCTGGCTGCACGCGGTGGTGGTGCACCCGGACCAGACCCTGGAGACGCGACGCTCGCGGGCCGTGCTGGGCGCGCCCTACGGTCTCGGCGACGTGGTCGCGCATTCGGCGCACCTGGCGTTGTTCCTGACCGGGCTGCAGCGCGGCGACGCGGCGCTGATCCGTGCGGGCCTGCGCGATGTCCTGGTCGAGCCGCGGCGTGCCCCGCTGATTCCCGGCTTCGAGGCGGTCAAGCGCGCGGCGCTCGAGCACGGCGCGCTGGGCGCGAGCATTTCCGGCGGCGGGCCGAGCGTGTTCGCGTGGTTCGAATCCCGCGCCGCTGCGGAGCGCGCGGCGCCGGCGATGCGCGCCGGCTTCGCCATGGCCGGCTTCGACGCCCGCGCCTACGTGTCGCCCGTCGCCGGGCAGCGCGCGGAACTGCTGCAGGCACCACCGGCATGA
- the thrC gene encoding threonine synthase, translated as MKFVSTRGQAPAVDIDAALVAGLAPDGGLYVPDTIPAADLARPRDSLADTALATLAPWFAGSRIQSHLPGLCADAFAWPAPLRALAGDGDHLLELFHGPTAAFKDYAARFLAGALSALRTPHAADSTILVATSGDTGAAVASAFHRRPGFAVVILYPEGRVSPRQAHGLECWGDNVRAFRIDGSFDDCQRLAKDALSDADLRARRPLTTANSISLGRLLPQAAYYAHAAAHHYAAHARPLNVIVPTGNLGNACAAFIARAMGAPLGEIRLACNANDTLPRFFGGAGYLPQPTRATLANAMDVGAPSNFERLRHWHGDDVALRGAFVARSVDDAAIRATIRNAEARHGIVPCPHTAAGLHLLEALRADGDRRDWAVVATAHPAKFDAIVEPLVGHAVPVPPALAACLARPAQGVRLGREPDALRRMLLDA; from the coding sequence ATGAAGTTCGTCAGTACCCGCGGCCAGGCGCCGGCCGTGGACATCGACGCGGCGCTGGTGGCCGGCCTCGCGCCCGATGGCGGCCTGTATGTCCCGGACACGATTCCAGCCGCCGATCTGGCCCGCCCGCGCGACTCGCTCGCCGACACCGCGTTGGCGACCCTGGCGCCCTGGTTCGCCGGCTCGAGGATCCAGTCGCACCTGCCGGGCCTGTGCGCGGATGCCTTCGCCTGGCCTGCGCCGCTGCGTGCGCTCGCGGGCGATGGCGATCATCTGCTCGAACTCTTCCACGGCCCCACTGCGGCCTTCAAGGACTACGCAGCCAGGTTCCTTGCCGGCGCGCTGTCCGCGCTGCGCACGCCGCACGCGGCCGACAGCACGATCCTCGTCGCCACCTCGGGCGACACCGGCGCTGCAGTCGCCTCGGCCTTCCATCGCCGCCCCGGCTTCGCGGTCGTGATCCTCTATCCCGAAGGACGCGTGTCGCCGCGCCAGGCGCACGGCCTCGAGTGCTGGGGCGACAACGTGCGCGCATTCCGCATCGACGGCAGTTTTGACGACTGCCAGCGGCTGGCCAAGGACGCCCTGTCGGATGCGGACCTGCGCGCCCGCAGGCCGCTGACCACTGCGAACAGCATCAGCCTCGGGCGCCTGCTGCCGCAGGCGGCCTATTACGCACACGCGGCCGCGCACCATTACGCAGCCCATGCCCGACCGCTGAACGTCATCGTGCCCACCGGCAATCTGGGCAACGCTTGCGCGGCCTTCATCGCGCGCGCGATGGGCGCGCCGCTGGGCGAGATCCGCCTGGCCTGCAATGCCAACGACACTCTCCCGCGGTTCTTCGGCGGTGCCGGCTACCTGCCGCAGCCGACGCGCGCCACGCTTGCCAATGCGATGGACGTGGGCGCGCCGAGCAACTTCGAGCGCCTGCGCCACTGGCATGGCGACGATGTCGCGCTCCGCGGCGCGTTCGTGGCCCGCTCGGTCGACGATGCCGCCATCCGCGCGACGATCCGCAACGCGGAAGCGCGGCACGGCATCGTGCCCTGTCCGCACACTGCCGCCGGCCTGCATCTCCTCGAGGCCTTGCGCGCCGACGGCGACCGGCGCGACTGGGCGGTCGTGGCGACCGCGCACCCGGCGAAGTTCGATGCCATCGTCGAGCCGCTCGTCGGGCATGCCGTGCCGGTGCCACCCGCCCTGGCTGCGTGTCTGGCGCGGCCGGCACAGGGGGTCCGCCTCGGACGTGAACCAGACGCGCTGCGCCGGATGCTCCTCGACGCCTGA
- a CDS encoding BON domain-containing protein → MKTMRKTILAAAIAGSMMFAGAAMAQQADRSDRTTAAQTESNQPMSDTWITTKVKAALLADGDVSGLDITVETANGTVSLSGDVDSRDQIDRATAIARDIEGVRAVDTKQLAVNASRDRAADRRATNADGDRNTGAAADRNDHRDRGDRNADNDRKDRTVAANTESNQPVSDTWITTKVKADLLASSDVSGLDISVETANGIVSLSGDVDNRGQIERATAIARDIEGVQRVDTSQLKVGKNGNRSAGNN, encoded by the coding sequence ATGAAGACGATGCGCAAGACCATTCTGGCCGCCGCGATTGCGGGTTCGATGATGTTCGCGGGCGCTGCAATGGCCCAGCAGGCCGATCGTTCCGACCGCACCACCGCCGCGCAGACCGAATCCAACCAGCCGATGTCGGACACCTGGATCACGACCAAGGTCAAGGCCGCTCTGCTTGCCGACGGCGACGTGTCCGGACTCGACATCACCGTGGAAACGGCGAACGGCACGGTAAGCCTGTCGGGCGATGTCGACAGCCGCGACCAGATCGATCGCGCAACCGCGATCGCCCGTGATATCGAAGGCGTGCGCGCCGTCGATACCAAGCAGCTGGCCGTCAACGCCTCGCGCGACCGCGCCGCCGATCGCCGCGCCACGAACGCCGATGGCGACCGCAACACCGGCGCTGCAGCGGATCGCAACGACCACAGGGACCGCGGCGACCGCAATGCGGACAACGATCGCAAGGACCGCACCGTGGCGGCGAACACCGAATCCAACCAGCCGGTCTCCGACACCTGGATCACCACCAAGGTGAAGGCCGATCTTCTCGCGAGCAGCGACGTGTCTGGCCTCGACATCAGTGTCGAGACCGCCAACGGGATCGTCAGCCTGTCGGGCGATGTCGACAACCGCGGCCAGATCGAGCGGGCGACTGCCATCGCGCGCGATATCGAAGGTGTGCAGCGCGTCGATACCAGCCAGCTGAAGGTCGGCAAGAACGGCAACCGCAGCGCCGGCAACAACTGA